A window of Spirochaetales bacterium contains these coding sequences:
- a CDS encoding TIGR01212 family radical SAM protein (This family includes YhcC from E. coli K-12, an uncharacterized radical SAM protein.) produces MSTDAAWLDLYPEHTFNAYALYLKRLYGRSVYRVAVDAGFSCPNRGKTRSHPGCTYCDEYGSRAPYLGHGGSLEEQIEGAIKFLKNRYGAEDYILYFQAFSSTFGSVEDCRAIYDRALRLAPFKELVVSTRPDCISVDIADLLDSYVKPDMKVWVELGLQSASDTTLKRIRRGHTVATFTEAYRLLKGKGINVAVHLIFGLPGEGSREIRKTVSFMSGLAPDGIKIHNLHIPRDTAIHREFLAGELVVPSPQRHLEYVIQGLELLPPETIIMRLTCDTPPERLVFPGHFWEKSRFYAAVREEMRKRNTWQGRCYSPER; encoded by the coding sequence ATGAGTACTGATGCCGCGTGGCTGGATCTCTATCCTGAACATACATTCAACGCGTACGCTTTATATCTCAAACGGCTTTACGGTCGGTCCGTATACAGGGTTGCCGTCGATGCCGGCTTTTCATGCCCCAACCGGGGAAAAACGCGGAGTCATCCCGGATGCACCTATTGTGACGAATACGGGTCGCGCGCTCCATATCTCGGCCACGGAGGAAGCCTCGAAGAACAAATCGAAGGCGCGATCAAATTTCTCAAAAACAGATACGGAGCCGAAGACTATATTCTCTACTTTCAGGCCTTTTCCTCGACATTCGGTTCGGTCGAGGATTGCAGGGCCATCTATGACCGGGCCTTGCGCCTGGCGCCATTCAAGGAACTGGTCGTTTCGACCCGGCCCGACTGCATATCGGTCGATATCGCCGACCTTCTCGACTCGTATGTCAAGCCCGATATGAAAGTGTGGGTCGAACTCGGACTTCAGTCCGCATCCGATACGACATTGAAACGGATCAGGCGCGGACATACCGTTGCAACCTTCACCGAAGCCTACCGTTTATTAAAGGGAAAAGGTATCAACGTGGCCGTCCATCTCATCTTCGGCCTCCCGGGTGAAGGAAGCCGTGAAATACGGAAGACCGTCTCGTTTATGAGCGGTCTCGCTCCCGACGGCATCAAAATCCATAATCTTCATATTCCCAGGGACACGGCAATACACCGGGAATTTCTCGCCGGGGAGCTCGTCGTCCCCTCTCCACAACGGCACCTCGAGTACGTCATACAGGGTCTTGAATTACTGCCCCCCGAAACGATTATCATGAGACTGACCTGCGACACGCCGCCCGAACGGCTCGTCTTTCCGGGTCATTTTTGGGAAAAATCACGGTTTTACGCGGCGGTGAGGGAAGAGATGAGGAAAAGGAATACCTGGCAAGGCAGATGTTATTCGCCGGAACGATAA
- a CDS encoding MFS transporter: MKKILKRNTIRSPLTTPVPPGTSAIRLANITLSFRHPNYRLWFLGQLVSLFGTWMQMTAQGFFIYELTTSPLYLGYAAFASGIASWLLMPHGGVVADRVSRRNLLVLTQSLLMLLAFVLWALTFFNIVLAWQIIVLAFFQGIIVAYDAPARQAFVTELVPRQDLTNAIALNSTMFNMATITGPAIGGIIYALFGPAFCFLVNGLSYLAVIIALLFMKLQPRVMPEAKRSFFHDLKEGLAYIISHKVILVIIVLITFISFFGFSTITLLPAWAVSVLHGNEVTNGLLQAARGIGAFLSALTIAALGRFTFRGKLLTLGTFMFPVFLFIFSFTRVLPLSLLLLVGIGASLIFIYNLANSLLQMLVTEKMRGRVMSIYSLTFFGFSPLGGLLLGLIAEKMGEFVTILCCSILIFIFSSALWFFNPAFRRIE; this comes from the coding sequence ATGAAAAAGATCTTAAAAAGAAACACTATACGGTCTCCTCTCACGACGCCCGTGCCGCCCGGAACGTCGGCCATTCGTCTTGCAAACATCACGCTTTCGTTTCGGCATCCGAATTACCGTCTATGGTTTCTGGGACAGCTGGTTTCTCTCTTCGGAACATGGATGCAGATGACGGCGCAGGGTTTTTTTATCTATGAATTGACCACATCTCCCCTCTACCTCGGCTATGCCGCTTTCGCTTCCGGCATTGCTTCCTGGCTGCTTATGCCGCATGGCGGGGTTGTCGCGGACAGGGTTTCACGACGCAATCTATTGGTTCTCACACAGTCCCTGTTGATGCTGCTGGCCTTTGTTCTCTGGGCTCTCACTTTTTTTAATATCGTTTTAGCCTGGCAGATTATCGTTCTGGCTTTTTTCCAGGGGATCATTGTCGCTTATGACGCACCGGCCAGGCAGGCATTCGTCACCGAATTGGTACCCAGACAGGATCTTACCAATGCAATCGCCCTTAACTCGACGATGTTCAATATGGCCACGATAACCGGTCCTGCGATCGGCGGGATTATCTATGCTCTCTTTGGTCCCGCCTTCTGTTTTCTCGTCAACGGCTTGAGCTATCTTGCCGTCATTATCGCGCTTCTGTTCATGAAATTACAGCCGAGAGTGATGCCGGAAGCAAAACGTTCGTTTTTTCACGATCTCAAGGAAGGGTTGGCCTATATCATTTCACATAAAGTGATACTGGTCATCATCGTTTTGATCACGTTCATCAGTTTTTTCGGTTTTTCAACGATCACCCTCCTCCCGGCATGGGCGGTGAGTGTGCTGCACGGTAATGAGGTGACAAACGGGCTGCTGCAGGCGGCCCGCGGCATCGGCGCATTTTTGAGTGCGCTTACCATCGCCGCATTGGGAAGGTTTACCTTCAGGGGGAAACTGCTTACGCTGGGAACATTCATGTTCCCTGTTTTTCTTTTTATTTTTTCTTTTACAAGGGTACTCCCGCTTTCACTGTTGCTTTTGGTCGGTATCGGCGCTTCCCTTATTTTTATCTATAACCTCGCGAACTCGCTTCTCCAGATGCTGGTCACGGAGAAAATGAGGGGAAGGGTAATGAGTATCTATTCACTGACATTTTTTGGTTTTTCTCCCCTCGGCGGACTTCTTCTGGGTTTAATTGCGGAAAAAATGGGAGAATTCGTCACGATACTGTGCTGTTCGATACTGATATTTATTTTTTCATCCGCATTGTGGTTTTTTAATCCGGCGTTTCGAAGGATCGAGTGA
- a CDS encoding PilZ domain-containing protein, with product MKEKRKNSRIPICLDIDVTLPSGGRYTGRTVNISFGGFLATIDKFPPCDRGDECDCEIILQAGTKRIPLRFRCTIIHRQKRRTGFQFLYIIGLDSYTHFKNLMILNCEKPEELLNELEEHPGLSIENDNRKTR from the coding sequence ATGAAAGAAAAGCGAAAAAACTCGCGTATCCCGATATGCCTCGATATTGATGTGACACTTCCTTCCGGCGGCCGTTATACCGGCCGGACGGTCAACATCAGTTTCGGCGGTTTTCTTGCAACCATAGACAAATTTCCGCCATGCGACCGGGGAGACGAATGCGATTGTGAGATCATTCTCCAGGCGGGAACGAAAAGAATCCCCCTCAGGTTCCGCTGTACGATCATACATCGGCAAAAGCGGCGTACAGGATTCCAGTTTCTCTATATTATCGGTCTTGACTCGTATACACATTTTAAAAATCTCATGATATTGAATTGCGAAAAACCGGAGGAACTTCTCAATGAACTGGAAGAGCACCCCGGCCTCAGCATCGAGAACGATAACAGGAAGACGCGCTGA